From the genome of Hydrogenovibrio kuenenii DSM 12350:
TGTGTTTCTGGACCTAATTTCATCATACCAGGTGGTAGTTGTTTTTTAAGCGATAGAGGAGTGTTCTTAATCATTTTGATACCTACTTCTCGCGCTGATTTTTCCACTTGGTCCATATTATCTGCCAGGCTGGCCTCTAGTATTTGTTGGCTGGCAGACATGAAATCACGCATTTCTTGTAAGAACATGGCTTTTTGTTCTGCAGATAGCCACACAATGGTTCGGTTATCTGCATAGCTATTGGCTGAAAATATCAGCCCCATTAACATCAATAAAAGATTTCTTTTCATCACTACGCTCCTTTGCGCTTGTTACTTAATGTTTAGTGAATTTTTACTGCATTATTAATCAAACGATAAATTTCGTTGGTTGCTTCATCTAATGTCGGATCAAGTGGTTGCTCGGAGCCAATAGCATCACGCATTGGCTTACTGGTGATAAAGAAACATAGGCTGCCGATAATCATAAAGTGCGTGGTTAAAGGGTCCACTTTAGCGAAGATGCCCTGTTTTTCCCCCTCAAGCAGAATGGTTCTCAGAGCTTCAAGTAAGCGCTGCATTTGCTGTCTGGCTGCTATGGGCATGTGGATGCCGCCAGAGGCGATTTCTCGCATTAGAATGGATGGCATTTGGCTGTGGGTTTGAGTTTGCTTTGCAAACGTCTGTACAAATGCCCAGAGCTTGTCTTCTACTCCCGTTTGCGATTCAACTTGAGCGATGACCGCATCTGCTACAGTCGCAAACAGGTCATGCAAACAAAAATCATAAAGATTTTCTTTGCTTTGAAAGTGATAGTAAATGCTCGCTTTATTTACCGCTATAAGTTCAGCCAATTCATCCATAATCGTGCCGTCATAGCCTTTTTCTGCAAACAGTTTGGTAGCGGCCTGTTGGATTTTGATCGCGGTTTTAGATGTTTTTTTATTCAATGGCATTACTTCGTTCATCATAGGTTTTTCATTGTTTGAAATTATTTAACTATACAGTTTAACTATTTAGTTAAATAAGTCAAAAATTTTCACAACGCTGTTGATGCACTATAATTTGTACACTTAAATAAAAATGATTAAACAAAGGGCATAAAGATGCAGAACTCCGAAGTTTCGACGAATCCTCTTTTGGATATAAATGGTTTACCGAGATTTGATGCGTTTCATGTGGAACACATTAAACCCGCTGTCGAAACTCTGATCAAAGAAAACCTAGAAAAGATCGAGTATTTGATTGAGGAATCAATCGCGCCGACTTGGGAAAATTTTGTTCAGCCGCTAGAAGTACTGAGTAACCGTTTGGAAAGAGTTTGGGGGCCGGTCAGTCATTTAGATGCAGTGAAAAATAATGATGCTTGGCACGAAGCTTATAATGAGTGTCTTGCACCGATTACGGATTACTATGCACAGATGGGTCAAAACAAAGGTTTGTTTAAAAAGTTTGAAGCCATAGTTAATTCAGCGGAATATCACAGCTATACACTTGCTCAGAAAAAGGTTGTGGAAAATGCATTACGGGATTTTCGTTTATCCGGTATCGATCTGCCAAGTGAAAAGCAGGATGAATA
Proteins encoded in this window:
- a CDS encoding TetR/AcrR family transcriptional regulator; this translates as MMNEVMPLNKKTSKTAIKIQQAATKLFAEKGYDGTIMDELAELIAVNKASIYYHFQSKENLYDFCLHDLFATVADAVIAQVESQTGVEDKLWAFVQTFAKQTQTHSQMPSILMREIASGGIHMPIAARQQMQRLLEALRTILLEGEKQGIFAKVDPLTTHFMIIGSLCFFITSKPMRDAIGSEQPLDPTLDEATNEIYRLINNAVKIH